Proteins from a genomic interval of Quercus lobata isolate SW786 chromosome 11, ValleyOak3.0 Primary Assembly, whole genome shotgun sequence:
- the LOC115967636 gene encoding AP-1 complex subunit sigma-1, giving the protein MIHFVLLISRQGKVRLTKWYSPYTQKERTKVLRELSGVILTRGPKLCNFVEWRGYKVVYKRYASLYFCMCIDQEDNELEVLEIIHHYVEILDRYFGSVCELDLIFNFHKAYYILDELLIAGELQESSKKSVARLISAQDSLVEMAKEQRSSISNIIAQATK; this is encoded by the exons ATg ATTCACTTTGTGCTTCTTATTAGTCGACAAGGAAAAGTGAGGTTGACAAAATGGTATTCACCGTATACTCAGAAGGAAAGAACTAAG GTTCTACGGGAGCTAAGTGGAGTGATTCTTACCCGAGGGCCCAAGCTCTGTAATTTTGTTGAATGGAGAGGATATAAAGTTGTTTATAAAAG ATATGCTAGTCTGTATTTCTGCATGTGCATTGACCAAGAAGACAATGAATTAGAGGTCCTTGAAATAATTCATCATTATGTGGAGATTTTGGACCGATACTTTGGCAGT GTCTGTGAGCTGGACTTGATCTTCAATTTCCACAAG GCCTACTATATATTGGATGAACTATTGATTGCTGGTGAACTTCAGGAATCTAGCAAGAAATCAGTTGCACGGTTGATATCTGCACAG GATTCATTGGTGGAGATGGCAAAAGAGCAGCGCAGTTCAATAAGTAATATAATTGCTCAGGCCACCAAGTAG